A window of Amycolatopsis australiensis contains these coding sequences:
- a CDS encoding RNA polymerase sigma factor, whose amino-acid sequence MRTSVGESAPEDLGAPTFHALFREYFGQMTRLAHLLGADDAENVAQEAFVKLHQRWDTLSDHTRVAGYLRTTVVNMSRSRTRHLRVVRRTPQERPPDELSAEVRAVANWEHERLRAVLANLSRRQREVLVLRYWLDLSTAAIAETLGISPGTVKATTHHAMENLRRHLGHEPGGER is encoded by the coding sequence GTGCGAACGAGCGTGGGCGAAAGCGCGCCGGAAGACCTGGGCGCGCCGACGTTCCACGCCCTGTTCCGGGAGTACTTCGGCCAGATGACGCGGCTGGCCCACCTGCTCGGCGCGGACGACGCGGAGAACGTCGCGCAGGAGGCCTTCGTCAAGCTCCACCAGCGCTGGGACACGTTGAGCGACCACACGCGGGTGGCCGGCTACCTCCGCACGACCGTGGTGAACATGTCGCGGTCGCGGACGCGGCACCTGCGCGTGGTCCGGCGGACCCCGCAGGAGCGGCCGCCGGACGAGCTGTCGGCCGAGGTCAGGGCGGTGGCCAACTGGGAGCACGAGCGGTTGCGCGCGGTGCTGGCGAACCTGTCCCGGCGCCAGCGCGAGGTGCTGGTGCTTCGCTACTGGCTGGACCTCAGCACGGCGGCCATCGCCGAGACGCTGGGCATCTCGCCCGGCACGGTCAAGGCGACGACTCACCACGCGATGGAGAACCTGCGCAGGCACCTGGGGCACGAGCCGGGCGGTGAGCGGTGA
- a CDS encoding inositol-3-phosphate synthase: MGENRRVRVAIVGVGNCAASLVQGVQYYRDADPATRVPGLMHVDFGGYHVRDIEFVAAFDVDAKKVSRDLSEAIFASENNTIKIADVPPLGVTVQRGHTHDGLGRFYRETIEESDETPVDIVAALREAQADVLVSYLPVGSEVADKFYAQAAIDAGVAFVNALPVFIASDPEWAQKFTDAGVPIVGDDIKSQVGATITHRVLAKLFEDRGVQLDRTMQLNVGGNMDFLNMKELERLESKKISKTQSVTSQVDRELGKGNVHIGPSDYVQWLDDRKWAYVRLEGRAFGDVPLNLEYKLEVWDSPNSAGIIIDAVRAAKIAKDRGIGGPILSASSYFMKSPPEQYDDATARDAVEKFIRGEVER, from the coding sequence ATGGGCGAGAACCGCCGCGTACGGGTGGCCATCGTGGGCGTCGGCAACTGCGCGGCGTCGCTGGTCCAGGGTGTCCAGTACTACCGCGACGCGGACCCGGCCACCCGCGTGCCCGGTCTGATGCACGTCGACTTCGGCGGGTACCACGTCCGCGACATCGAGTTCGTCGCCGCGTTCGACGTGGACGCCAAGAAGGTCAGCCGCGACCTGTCCGAGGCGATCTTCGCCTCGGAGAACAACACGATCAAGATCGCCGACGTGCCGCCGCTCGGCGTCACCGTCCAGCGCGGGCACACCCACGACGGGCTCGGCCGCTTCTACCGCGAGACGATCGAGGAGTCCGACGAGACCCCGGTCGACATCGTCGCCGCGCTGCGCGAGGCGCAGGCCGACGTGCTCGTGTCGTACCTGCCGGTGGGCTCCGAGGTGGCCGACAAGTTCTACGCGCAGGCCGCGATCGACGCGGGTGTGGCGTTCGTCAACGCGCTGCCGGTGTTCATCGCCTCCGACCCGGAGTGGGCGCAGAAGTTCACCGACGCCGGCGTCCCGATCGTCGGCGACGACATCAAGTCCCAGGTCGGCGCCACCATCACGCACCGTGTGCTGGCCAAGCTGTTCGAGGACCGCGGCGTCCAGCTCGACCGGACGATGCAGCTCAACGTGGGCGGGAACATGGACTTCCTGAACATGAAGGAGCTGGAGCGGCTCGAGTCGAAGAAGATCTCGAAGACCCAGTCCGTGACCTCGCAGGTCGACCGCGAGCTCGGCAAGGGCAACGTCCACATCGGACCGTCGGACTACGTGCAGTGGCTCGACGACCGCAAGTGGGCCTACGTCCGGCTCGAGGGCCGCGCGTTCGGTGACGTGCCGCTGAACCTGGAGTACAAGCTCGAGGTGTGGGACTCGCCGAACTCGGCGGGCATCATCATCGACGCCGTCCGCGCCGCGAAGATCGCGAAGGACCGCGGCATCGGCGGCCCGATCCTGTCGGCCTCCTCCTACTTCATGAAGTCGCCGCCGGAGCAGTACGACGACGCCACCGCGCGTGACGCCGTCGAGAAGTTCATCCGCGGCGAGGTCGAGCGGTAA
- a CDS encoding DUF5318 domain-containing protein — MINQRQVVDYALQRRALLAEVRSGRVGSYEACDASPYLLRAAKFHGRAGDLPCPICRQDPMTLVSWVYGDELKHVAGSARTPEELARMAGLFAEFTVYDVEVCRACHWNHLVRSYVLGTGEPADGPRRTAGR, encoded by the coding sequence GTGATTAACCAGCGGCAGGTCGTGGACTACGCGTTGCAGCGCCGTGCGCTGCTCGCCGAAGTCCGCTCCGGGCGCGTCGGCAGCTACGAAGCCTGTGACGCAAGCCCGTACCTGCTGCGGGCGGCGAAGTTCCACGGCCGGGCCGGTGACCTGCCGTGCCCGATCTGCCGCCAGGACCCGATGACCCTGGTGTCCTGGGTCTACGGGGACGAACTCAAGCACGTCGCGGGCTCGGCGAGAACCCCCGAAGAGCTGGCCAGGATGGCCGGCCTGTTCGCCGAGTTCACCGTGTACGACGTCGAGGTCTGCCGGGCGTGCCACTGGAACCACCTGGTCCGCTCGTATGTCCTCGGCACGGGGGAGCCGGCCGACGGTCCGCGAAGGACCGCGGGCCGGTGA
- a CDS encoding PadR family transcriptional regulator has protein sequence MLEFAILGLLHEAPMHGYVLRKRLHETLGTFRTFSYGSLYPTLRRLLRAGYIVEELDEADDRAWSRRGRRVYKLTAEGKERFGELLGDAGPQTWDDEGFGVHLAFFSRTPADVRMRILEGRRRRVEERREGLRAALARAEEKIDRYTRELHRLGLETSEREVRWLNELIAHEQAERQGPETT, from the coding sequence GTGCTGGAGTTCGCGATCCTCGGTCTTCTGCACGAAGCGCCCATGCACGGGTACGTGCTGCGCAAGCGGCTGCACGAGACGCTCGGCACGTTCCGGACGTTCTCGTACGGCTCGCTGTACCCGACCCTGCGGAGGCTGCTGCGGGCCGGGTACATCGTCGAGGAGCTGGACGAAGCCGACGACCGGGCGTGGTCGCGGCGGGGACGGCGGGTCTACAAGCTCACCGCGGAGGGCAAGGAGCGCTTCGGTGAGCTGCTCGGCGACGCCGGGCCGCAGACCTGGGACGACGAGGGCTTCGGCGTGCACCTGGCCTTCTTCTCGCGGACCCCGGCCGACGTGCGGATGCGGATCCTCGAGGGCCGCCGCCGCCGCGTCGAGGAACGCCGTGAGGGTTTGCGGGCGGCGCTGGCCAGGGCCGAGGAGAAGATCGATCGCTACACCCGCGAGCTGCACCGGCTGGGACTGGAGACCAGCGAGCGGGAGGTGCGCTGGCTCAACGAGCTGATCGCGCACGAACAAGCCGAGCGGCAGGGGCCGGAAACGACCTGA